A DNA window from Vigna angularis cultivar LongXiaoDou No.4 chromosome 1, ASM1680809v1, whole genome shotgun sequence contains the following coding sequences:
- the LOC108323808 gene encoding ras-related protein RABA1f, translated as MGAYRADDDYDYLFKVVLIGDSGVGKSNLLSRFTRNEFSLESKSTIGVEFATRSIRVDDKVVKAQIWDTAGQERYRAITSAYYRGAVGALLVYDVTRHVTFENVERWLKELRDHTDANIVVMLVGNKADLRHLRAVSTEDATTFAQRERTFFMETSALESLNVGNAFTEVLTQIYHVVSKKALEIGDDPAALPKGQTISVGSRDDVSAVKQGGCCSA; from the exons ATGGGGGCGTACAGAGCCGACGACGATTACGATTACTTGTTCAAGGTGGTTCTGATCGGCGACTCCGGCGTCGGCAAATCGAACCTTCTTTCTCGATTCACGCGAAACGAATTCAGCCTCGAATCCAAGTCTACCATTGGCGTTGAGTTCGCCACCAGAAGCATTCGCGTCGATGACAAGGTTGTCAAGGCTCAGATTTGGGACACTGCTGGCCAAGAAAG GTACCGAGCTATTACAAGTGCATATTATCGTGGAGCTGTTGGTGCTTTACTAGTCTATGATGTTACGCGTCATGTTACTTTTGAAAATGTGGAGAGATGGCTAAAAGAGCTGAGAGATCATACAGATGCCAACATTGTGGTGATGCTTGTAGGGAACAAAGCAGACCTGCGTCATCTGCGAGCAGTTTCCACCGAAGATGCTACAACTTTCGCCCAGCGAGAGAGAACATTTTTTATGGAAACATCTGCCCTCGAATCGTTGAACGTTGGAAATGCCTTCACAGAAGTGCTGACTCAGATCTATCATGTTGTAAGCAAGAAGGCCCTTGAGATTGGAGACGATCCAGCAGCTTTACCGAAAGGGCAGACAATTAGTGTTGGTTCCCGTGATGATGTATCAGCTGTGAAGCAAGGTGGATGTTGTTCTGCTTGA